The Streptococcus parasanguinis genomic sequence ACAATGAAGGCGGAACAGGCTTGTGCAACCTGCACAGGGAAGAGAGCGATCAGCATGAGGCCAAACAGTAGTTTGAATAGGATTTTCTTCATAGTCTTTCTCCTTATTGACTACAAAAGAGGCTAGAAAAACTTTCAAGCCTAAGAAAAGCAACTATACCAACACCCTAATTTTAGTATATAATATAAGCAATTGTTTTGCAAGCGATTACAAGCAGAAAGCATAAAAAAGACAGATCTGAAACAAGTTTCAAAACTGTCTTTTTCTTTAACGTGTATTGTATTGTTTCATGACCCGTGCGATGTCCCGGTTTTGTTCCCGACGCTTGATGGATTCACGCTTGTCATAATCATGTTTCCCTTTAGCGAGTCCCAAAAGCAATTTGGCATAGCCGTCCTTGAGATAGACCTTCAAAGGCACCAAGGTCATTCCGGTCCCTTTGGTGTCTTGGTCCAGCTTTTGGATTTGCTTTTTATGAAGAAGGAGCTTGCGACGACGGTCTGGGTCTTGGTTCCAGATATTGCCTTCCTCATAAGGGGCAATGTGGACATTGCTAAGCCAAACTTCGCCATTTTTTACTTGTGCAAAGCCATCTTTCAAGTTAATGCGTGCCGCACGGACACTTTTGATCTCTGTCCCCGTCAGCACCATCCCTGCTTCAATCGTATCCACGATGGTGTAGTCATGTCTCGCCTTTTTATTTTGCGCGACTACCTTTCCTTCGCCCTTTGCCATGTTTGGCTCCTTTCTTTGCTACTTCCTTGTAAAATGGTTTCTTCCCTTTTTTCTTTTTGGATTTA encodes the following:
- the smpB gene encoding SsrA-binding protein SmpB; this encodes MAKGEGKVVAQNKKARHDYTIVDTIEAGMVLTGTEIKSVRAARINLKDGFAQVKNGEVWLSNVHIAPYEEGNIWNQDPDRRRKLLLHKKQIQKLDQDTKGTGMTLVPLKVYLKDGYAKLLLGLAKGKHDYDKRESIKRREQNRDIARVMKQYNTR